GTCTGCAGCACGACCCGCTCCTCATCCGCGAGTTGTCCGCGCCTGTTCAGCAGGGCGAGCGGGAGGCGCGACTTGCCGATGTCATGCAACAACGCCGCCAGGCCCAGATCGAGCAACTGCGTCTTGCTGAGGGCAAGGCGGCGACCGAGCGCCACCGACAGAATGCACACGTTGACGCTGTGCACGAACGTGTACTCGTCGAATTCACGGAGGGTCGTGAGGCCGATCAGCGACGACGAATCGGTGAGGATGGCGTCCACAATGCCCTGCACGGCGCGCTTCACGCGCTTGAGCCCCGGGCTCTTCCCCAGTCGCGCTGACGTGATCACCTCGCGCGTGACATCGAGCGAGCGAACATAGGTCTGGCGCGCCCGCTCCTTGGCGTCGAGATCATGATCGAGTTCATCCGATTCGTCAGCCACCGGAAAGAGCTCGAAGTCATGGACCTGGGCCGTCTCCAGCCGGGCCATCAGCTGTGAAAGACGCTCCTCCTCCGGATACTCGAGCGGGGGCGCCTGCAGGAACGACAGCAGGACCACCCACGAGCGCGGTGGCGGGGCCTCGAAGGTACCGACGCCGCCGATACCAGCCTCGCGGAACATCCCCAGCAAGGCGGCAACGGCCGCATAGTTGTCGAAGGTAAGGCGCAAGCGCGTGTCGTTGACGAAGAGGTAGTCACCGACCCGACGCACGGTACATTGCCCCTCACTCTCCCGCACCCGATCGGCGCACACCCCCAATTCCGCAATCGCCTTCTGCACCGCGGCGTTCTCTACCGGGTAGAGGCGTACGGCGCGGATGGCACCATTCATCGCCACGACGAACGCCCGGACGGTCTTCTGGGGGCCGCCGTCTGTGGCGCCGCGCACGGTGGTGTGCGGCGCGGTCATGTCCCACCTCGCATGGCGCGGGCGACCGCGCTTCGCACCACGACATCCTTGGTATCTGCCGACTTCTGCAGAGCGGCCACGGCGGTCCGACTGCCTACGAGCCCCAGCGCGCGGGCCGCGCAGGCACGCATTTCGGGTGTCTCCTTGGCGCCGAGCAAACCGCGGGCGTTCAGGATCCCATCAAGTTCAGCGACACCCTGATCACCGCACAGGCCGCCGTATGCCTCAAAGAGCGCCATCTTCTCTCCGAGGTCGGCACTGCGGAGTTCCTTGCGACGGATGGCGGTGAGCAGTCGCGGCAGCGCGCCGCTGTGTTTGCGGGCGCCAATGGCGCGAAACGCCGCCACCCGCACTTCGCGATCGGCGTCGTCCATGGCGCGATCCAGAGCCTGCAGGGCTGCTGGGGAGCCGAT
This genomic stretch from Gemmatimonas sp. harbors:
- a CDS encoding HD domain-containing phosphohydrolase; translation: MTAPHTTVRGATDGGPQKTVRAFVVAMNGAIRAVRLYPVENAAVQKAIAELGVCADRVRESEGQCTVRRVGDYLFVNDTRLRLTFDNYAAVAALLGMFREAGIGGVGTFEAPPPRSWVVLLSFLQAPPLEYPEEERLSQLMARLETAQVHDFELFPVADESDELDHDLDAKERARQTYVRSLDVTREVITSARLGKSPGLKRVKRAVQGIVDAILTDSSSLIGLTTLREFDEYTFVHSVNVCILSVALGRRLALSKTQLLDLGLAALLHDIGKSRLPLALLNRRGQLADEERVVLQTHTWNGVLALFALPNGGVRPWRSMTAAYEHHMRTDLSGYPKVSRQRKLSLFSKIIAVTDGFDAATTTRVYKDSPWTPADVLRGMRDNPRLGLDPTVVKAFINLTGIYPVGTVVVLDTFELAIVLAANPDPSALSRPIVRLLTDDRGNLLDDPTPVDLTARTATGQFAHTIIRTEDPQRYGINIGDYFA